The Carnobacterium sp. 17-4 genome has a window encoding:
- the dnaE gene encoding DNA polymerase III subunit alpha → MSFVQLQVISSYSLLQSTTSIEELVVKAKERGYRAIALTDHNVLYGMVDFYKMCKKHQIKPILGLTLDVGGVVNNEETYSIILLAKNARGYESLMALSSEKMLLTENEWLTIEHISQYSQNLIAITPGEKGETESFLLQDEKKSAAKVVGKWQAAFPKQQFYLGIQLHQKLKVIQDAVNELANETGTLTVALQDIRYIDAADDFSTTVLRAINKGEVLSNQQEAEEGEYYLPESNEVEKLFKDNGLEQAAQQTNEVAKMIDADISLHQQLLPKFPLPKDTVTTEFLKEQCLKGLTLRVVQPDERYTKRLEYELAVIQKMGFEDYFLIVWDVMAYAHKVKIVTGAGRGSAAGSLVAYLLEITDVDPIEYNLLFERFLNEERYTMPDIDLDFPDNRREEILHYVKNKYGQNHVAQIATFGTLAAKMALKDVARVFGLSPSEANVWSKAIPKILGITLEKAYKESVTLRKLVEENDKNKLLFKTAKRIEGLPRHISTHAAGIVISDNPLTQYVPLQKGGGEILLTQYPMGNVEEIGLLKMDFLGLKNLTIIDNTLKLVQRETGKRLDLLTIPMQDQETLQLFRQADMVGIFQFESTGIKNVLRRLEPSSIEDIAAVNALYRPGPMEQIDTFIKRKKGVLPIEYPHESLSEILAVTYGVMVYQEQVMQVAAKMGGYTLGQADILRRAIGKKQKSIIDKERHHFISGANQLGYTKEVAMQVYDYIERFANYGFNRSHAVAYSFIAYQMAYLKAHYPNAFFVALLNSALNSSAKMKEYIIEAKKRKIKVIPPNINTSFSGFTLTENNILFGFNSIKGLRRDMIVEMIQNRKSDGKYLGLIDFLKRLDKKWLKPEYIKPLIYAGAFDQFDYSRGALLASVDGIVQSIKMSGNNIDLFELLKPKYEFAPDLTLEEKLETEEQYLGTYLSGHPTEKYDQLRQWKQVEYTSELTIGKTSRIIGMVKNVHKIRTKKGESMAFVTISDTSGDCSLTLFPTKYRQFIDFLNNGTILYVSGKVDSKREDTPQMIVGQMENVEKVMDSYTTKKCFIRILDVQNTNETLEKMKKIMMKAKGNIPVVLYYVQTNKKIVLAEENWIHDTPELIEQLEELLGKENVVIKNS, encoded by the coding sequence ATGTCATTTGTACAATTACAGGTTATTAGTTCTTATAGTTTATTACAAAGTACAACTTCAATTGAAGAATTAGTGGTCAAAGCAAAAGAAAGAGGTTATCGAGCGATCGCCTTAACCGATCACAATGTCTTATATGGAATGGTTGACTTTTATAAAATGTGCAAAAAACATCAGATTAAACCCATTTTAGGGTTAACATTAGATGTTGGCGGCGTTGTAAATAACGAAGAGACTTATTCGATTATTTTATTAGCTAAAAATGCTAGAGGATATGAAAGTTTGATGGCTCTTTCAAGTGAGAAAATGTTATTAACTGAAAATGAATGGCTTACAATTGAACATATAAGTCAATACAGTCAAAATTTAATCGCAATAACACCTGGAGAAAAAGGGGAGACAGAATCCTTTTTACTACAAGATGAAAAAAAATCAGCAGCAAAAGTTGTCGGAAAATGGCAAGCGGCTTTTCCTAAGCAACAATTTTATCTTGGCATACAGTTGCATCAAAAACTTAAGGTAATCCAAGATGCAGTAAATGAACTAGCAAATGAAACAGGCACTTTAACAGTTGCTTTGCAAGATATTCGGTACATCGATGCAGCTGACGACTTTAGCACTACAGTATTAAGAGCAATCAATAAGGGAGAGGTCCTATCCAATCAACAGGAAGCTGAAGAAGGCGAGTATTATTTACCTGAAAGCAATGAGGTAGAAAAGTTATTTAAAGATAACGGATTGGAACAAGCTGCTCAACAAACCAACGAGGTAGCTAAAATGATTGATGCAGATATATCCCTGCATCAACAATTATTGCCAAAATTTCCTTTACCTAAAGACACAGTGACAACGGAATTTTTAAAAGAACAATGTTTAAAAGGGTTAACGTTGAGAGTAGTTCAACCGGATGAGCGATACACAAAGCGATTAGAGTATGAGTTAGCCGTTATTCAAAAAATGGGATTTGAAGATTACTTTTTAATTGTGTGGGATGTCATGGCTTACGCTCATAAAGTAAAAATTGTTACAGGTGCAGGTAGAGGTTCAGCAGCTGGATCTTTGGTAGCTTATTTGCTTGAAATCACAGATGTTGATCCAATAGAGTACAATTTATTATTTGAACGATTTTTGAATGAAGAACGCTATACAATGCCTGATATCGACTTGGATTTTCCTGATAATAGACGTGAAGAAATTTTGCATTATGTAAAAAATAAGTACGGTCAAAATCATGTTGCTCAGATAGCCACTTTTGGAACATTGGCAGCTAAAATGGCTCTAAAAGATGTAGCACGAGTATTTGGGCTAAGCCCTTCAGAAGCAAATGTATGGTCAAAAGCCATTCCAAAAATATTGGGCATCACTTTAGAAAAAGCCTATAAAGAATCAGTAACACTCAGGAAATTAGTTGAAGAAAATGATAAAAATAAATTGCTGTTTAAAACGGCCAAAAGAATTGAAGGTTTGCCTCGACACATATCGACACATGCAGCAGGAATTGTTATCAGTGATAACCCACTAACTCAGTATGTTCCTTTGCAAAAAGGTGGAGGAGAGATTCTGTTAACACAATATCCGATGGGAAATGTAGAAGAAATCGGATTGTTAAAAATGGACTTTTTAGGGTTGAAAAATTTAACGATCATTGACAACACGCTAAAACTTGTTCAAAGGGAAACTGGAAAACGCTTGGATCTTTTGACTATTCCAATGCAAGATCAAGAGACTCTTCAATTATTCCGTCAAGCAGATATGGTGGGGATTTTTCAATTTGAATCTACTGGAATAAAAAACGTTCTTCGTAGATTAGAGCCTTCTTCAATCGAAGATATCGCAGCTGTAAATGCTTTGTATCGTCCAGGTCCAATGGAACAAATCGATACCTTTATTAAAAGGAAAAAAGGTGTTCTTCCTATAGAATACCCTCATGAAAGCTTGTCAGAAATTTTAGCGGTCACTTATGGTGTCATGGTGTACCAAGAACAAGTCATGCAAGTGGCTGCCAAAATGGGTGGGTACACGTTAGGTCAAGCGGATATTTTAAGACGAGCGATTGGGAAAAAACAAAAATCCATTATTGATAAAGAGAGACATCATTTTATTTCTGGTGCAAACCAATTAGGGTACACTAAAGAAGTGGCCATGCAAGTTTATGATTATATCGAACGATTTGCGAATTATGGTTTCAACCGTTCCCATGCAGTGGCCTACTCGTTCATAGCTTATCAGATGGCCTATTTAAAAGCGCATTACCCGAATGCTTTTTTTGTGGCGCTATTAAATTCAGCCTTAAACAGTTCTGCTAAGATGAAAGAATACATTATTGAAGCGAAAAAAAGGAAAATAAAAGTTATTCCGCCTAATATCAATACAAGTTTTAGCGGGTTTACATTAACTGAAAATAATATTTTATTTGGCTTCAATTCAATCAAAGGATTAAGACGAGATATGATTGTTGAAATGATTCAAAATCGAAAAAGCGATGGAAAATATTTAGGATTGATTGATTTTCTCAAAAGATTGGATAAAAAATGGTTAAAGCCAGAATACATTAAGCCATTAATCTACGCAGGGGCATTCGACCAATTTGATTACTCTAGAGGCGCTTTATTAGCATCGGTTGATGGAATTGTTCAAAGCATAAAAATGAGCGGAAACAATATTGATTTATTTGAATTATTAAAACCTAAATATGAATTTGCTCCAGATTTAACGCTTGAAGAAAAACTAGAAACAGAAGAACAATACTTAGGCACATATTTGTCAGGTCATCCAACTGAAAAGTATGATCAATTGAGACAATGGAAACAAGTTGAGTATACGAGCGAACTGACCATTGGAAAAACAAGTAGAATTATTGGGATGGTAAAAAATGTGCATAAAATCCGCACTAAAAAAGGTGAGTCCATGGCTTTCGTAACAATTAGTGATACTTCTGGAGATTGCTCGCTCACGCTTTTCCCGACAAAATATCGTCAATTTATTGACTTTCTTAATAACGGGACTATTTTATACGTTTCTGGGAAAGTTGATTCAAAACGAGAAGATACTCCTCAAATGATTGTCGGTCAAATGGAAAATGTTGAGAAAGTAATGGACAGTTACACCACTAAAAAATGTTTTATACGGATACTAGATGTGCAGAACACCAACGAGACATTGGAAAAAATGAAAAAAATAATGATGAAGGCAAAAGGCAATATACCGGTCGTTCTCTATTATGTACAAACAAATAAAAAAATTGTTTTAGCAGAAGAAAATTGGATCCATGATACACCCGAATTAATAGAACAATTGGAAGAATTACTCGGGAAAGAAAATGTTGTGATCAAAAATAGTTAA
- the pfkA gene encoding 6-phosphofructokinase: MKRIAVLTSGGDAPGMNAAIRAVVRKGLYEGMEVYGINYGYAGLVAGDIRKLTRRDVGDKISRGGTFLYSARYPEFATEEGQLKGIEQLNKFGIEGLVVIGGDGSYMGAAALTRHGYPTVALPGTIDNDIPGTDFCIGFDTAINTVLDSVDKIRDTATSHVRTFIIEVMGRNAGDIALWTGVAGGAEQIIIPETEFNMEEIASTIQKGRERGKKHSIIILAEGVMNGNDFADELSKFGDYQARVTVLGHVQRGGSPTARDRVLSSVFGARAVDLLKVGKGGLCIGIVNNKIVENDIVETLKTKKHMPDVSLYKLNQEISY, encoded by the coding sequence ATGAAACGTATTGCTGTTTTGACAAGTGGTGGAGATGCTCCAGGAATGAATGCAGCTATTCGAGCTGTTGTGCGTAAAGGTCTTTATGAAGGTATGGAAGTATATGGTATTAACTATGGCTATGCTGGTTTGGTGGCTGGTGATATACGTAAATTAACTCGTAGAGATGTAGGTGATAAGATTTCGAGAGGTGGAACTTTTCTCTATTCTGCTCGTTATCCTGAATTTGCTACTGAAGAAGGTCAATTAAAAGGTATTGAACAACTAAATAAATTTGGGATTGAAGGTTTAGTAGTTATTGGCGGAGACGGTTCTTATATGGGTGCTGCTGCGTTAACTAGACACGGTTATCCAACTGTAGCTTTACCAGGTACGATCGATAACGATATACCAGGTACTGATTTCTGTATTGGATTTGATACGGCTATTAATACTGTATTAGATTCGGTTGATAAAATCCGTGATACTGCAACAAGTCACGTGCGTACTTTTATTATTGAAGTTATGGGACGTAATGCAGGAGATATCGCATTATGGACTGGTGTAGCAGGTGGAGCAGAACAAATTATTATTCCTGAAACAGAATTTAATATGGAAGAAATTGCAAGCACGATTCAAAAAGGCCGTGAACGCGGTAAAAAACACAGTATCATTATTTTGGCTGAAGGCGTAATGAACGGAAACGACTTTGCGGATGAATTGTCAAAATTTGGAGATTATCAAGCTCGTGTTACTGTTCTAGGGCATGTTCAGCGTGGAGGTTCTCCAACTGCTCGTGACCGAGTATTATCAAGTGTTTTTGGTGCGAGAGCTGTTGATCTATTAAAAGTTGGTAAAGGCGGATTATGCATAGGAATCGTAAACAATAAAATTGTTGAAAATGATATTGTTGAAACCTTGAAAACAAAAAAACATATGCCTGATGTCAGCTTATACAAATTAAATCAAGAAATATCTTATTAA
- the pyk gene encoding pyruvate kinase — translation MKKTKIVCTIGPASETVEQLVQMIDAGMNVARLNFSHGDFEEHGARIKNIREASKRTGKMVGILLDTKGPEMRTHNMKDGRVEFEAGDVVRISMTEVEGTKEKFSISYPELINDVNPGTHILLDDGLVDLEVTDLDHANGEIVVLVKNPGTLKNKKGVNVPGVSVNLPGITDKDAADIRFGLENDIDYIAASFVRRASDVLEITQILEEENMTHVQIIPKIENQEGVDNIDEILKVSNGLMVARGDLGVEIPTEEVPIVQKALIQKCNQAGKPVITATQMLDSMQQNPRPTRAEASDVANAIFDGTDAIMLSGETAAGDYPIEAVQTMARIAIRTEEALVNQDAFALKAYSQTDMTEAIGQSVGHTARNLNIQTIVAATESGHTARMIAKYRPKANIVAVTFTERQMRGLALTWGVSPVVSEKPGSTDDMFNLATKIAQETGFASAGDLIIITAGVPVGERGTTNLMKIQLIGTKLASGQGVGSDAVIGKATVATSADEANKNAVEGGILVVKTTDKDYLPAIEKSSALVVEQGGLTSHAAVIAIAMSIPVIVNVENATTLIKNDELITVDSRRGIVYRGATTAI, via the coding sequence ATGAAAAAAACGAAGATTGTATGTACGATTGGTCCAGCAAGTGAAACAGTTGAACAACTGGTTCAAATGATAGATGCAGGTATGAATGTAGCCCGCTTAAACTTTTCACATGGTGATTTTGAAGAGCATGGTGCACGTATCAAAAACATTCGCGAAGCATCAAAACGTACTGGCAAAATGGTAGGAATTCTATTAGATACAAAAGGTCCTGAAATGCGTACGCATAACATGAAAGATGGTCGTGTGGAATTTGAAGCAGGAGACGTTGTTCGTATCTCAATGACAGAAGTTGAAGGAACAAAAGAAAAATTCTCAATCAGTTACCCTGAATTGATCAATGATGTAAACCCTGGAACTCACATCTTATTAGATGATGGTTTAGTGGATCTTGAAGTAACAGACTTAGACCATGCAAATGGTGAAATTGTTGTTTTAGTTAAAAACCCAGGAACATTGAAAAATAAAAAAGGTGTTAACGTACCAGGCGTATCTGTTAACTTACCAGGTATCACTGATAAAGATGCTGCTGATATTCGTTTTGGTTTAGAAAATGATATTGACTATATTGCTGCAAGTTTCGTACGTCGTGCAAGTGATGTTTTAGAAATCACACAAATTCTTGAAGAAGAAAACATGACACACGTTCAAATTATTCCTAAAATTGAAAACCAAGAAGGCGTAGATAACATTGACGAAATCTTGAAAGTTTCAAATGGATTAATGGTTGCACGTGGAGACTTAGGAGTTGAAATTCCAACAGAAGAAGTTCCTATCGTTCAAAAAGCACTTATCCAAAAATGTAATCAAGCTGGTAAACCAGTTATCACAGCTACACAAATGTTAGACTCAATGCAACAAAACCCACGTCCAACTCGTGCGGAAGCAAGTGACGTTGCAAATGCTATTTTTGATGGTACAGATGCTATCATGCTTTCTGGAGAAACCGCTGCTGGGGATTACCCGATTGAAGCTGTACAAACTATGGCACGTATTGCTATTCGTACAGAAGAAGCATTAGTAAACCAAGATGCATTTGCATTAAAAGCTTACAGCCAAACAGATATGACTGAAGCTATTGGTCAATCAGTAGGACATACTGCTCGTAACTTGAACATTCAAACAATTGTTGCAGCAACTGAATCTGGACATACTGCACGCATGATTGCAAAATATCGTCCAAAAGCTAACATTGTTGCTGTTACGTTTACAGAACGTCAAATGCGTGGTTTAGCATTAACATGGGGTGTTTCTCCAGTAGTTTCTGAAAAACCTGGTTCAACTGATGATATGTTTAATCTAGCTACTAAAATCGCTCAAGAAACTGGATTTGCTTCTGCAGGAGATTTAATTATCATTACTGCTGGTGTACCAGTTGGAGAACGTGGAACAACTAACTTAATGAAGATCCAATTAATTGGAACTAAATTAGCTAGTGGTCAAGGTGTTGGATCAGATGCTGTTATTGGTAAAGCAACTGTTGCAACAAGTGCTGACGAAGCAAATAAAAATGCTGTTGAGGGTGGAATTTTAGTTGTTAAAACAACAGATAAAGACTACTTGCCAGCAATTGAAAAATCATCAGCTTTAGTAGTAGAACAAGGCGGTTTGACTAGTCATGCAGCTGTTATTGCTATTGCAATGAGCATTCCTGTAATTGTGAATGTTGAAAATGCAACAACACTTATTAAAAATGATGAATTAATTACTGTTGACTCACGTCGCGGAATTGTTTACCGTGGAGCTACAACAGCAATCTAA
- a CDS encoding CvfB family protein — translation MNQSLGKVITGLVTDVNEDAFFVQKDGVTYKLDKAEGMEYKLGDTVEGFAYISMDKDFMLTQDIPKAQVGHYAWGTVIDTRKDLGVFVDVGLPDKELVVSLDELPTIKQLWPKKGDRLLITIRVDDKDRMWGELASDEVYQSLAKKGTEELINQNIKGTAYRLKMIGTFILTEDNQIGFIHPSERKDEPRLGEVVSGRVIGVRPDGVINVSLMPRAYEAIGDDAAMLMAILERTKTGSFPYTDKSSPEDISDRFGISKGQFKRAIGNLMKQRLIVQEDGETKLVAPVTKVEDEEDQIELDNE, via the coding sequence ATGAATCAATCATTAGGAAAAGTTATTACAGGACTTGTTACAGATGTAAACGAGGACGCGTTTTTTGTACAAAAAGATGGAGTAACCTATAAATTAGACAAAGCAGAAGGAATGGAATATAAGCTTGGAGATACCGTAGAAGGCTTTGCTTATATTTCAATGGATAAAGACTTTATGTTGACTCAAGATATACCTAAAGCTCAAGTTGGACATTACGCATGGGGAACGGTTATAGACACACGTAAAGATTTAGGTGTATTTGTAGATGTAGGTTTACCAGATAAAGAATTAGTTGTTTCACTTGACGAGTTGCCTACCATTAAACAACTGTGGCCTAAAAAAGGCGACCGTTTGCTGATAACAATAAGAGTAGATGACAAAGACCGTATGTGGGGAGAACTAGCAAGTGATGAAGTATATCAATCACTAGCAAAAAAAGGAACAGAAGAACTAATCAATCAAAATATTAAAGGAACAGCTTATCGTTTGAAAATGATTGGAACATTTATTTTGACAGAAGATAATCAAATTGGATTTATCCATCCTTCAGAACGTAAAGACGAACCTCGTTTAGGAGAAGTTGTATCTGGGCGTGTCATTGGGGTTAGACCAGATGGCGTTATAAACGTATCCTTAATGCCGCGTGCCTATGAAGCTATCGGAGACGATGCTGCAATGTTGATGGCCATATTAGAAAGAACAAAAACAGGCAGCTTCCCTTATACCGATAAAAGTTCACCAGAAGATATTTCTGATCGATTTGGAATCAGTAAAGGTCAGTTTAAGCGTGCTATTGGCAATTTAATGAAACAACGTTTGATTGTACAAGAAGATGGCGAAACAAAACTTGTTGCACCTGTAACTAAAGTAGAAGATGAAGAAGATCAAATAGAATTAGATAATGAATAA
- the xerD gene encoding site-specific tyrosine recombinase XerD, translated as MNEDVEEYIRFLTIERGLSKNTIESYKRDIRQYLVFIEQIKVTKWDQIDRYTVLSFLQDLKEKEKSAGTIIRMISCLRQFHQFLKQEQISQSDPMLHIDTPKKAQKLPKVLSIKEVDRLIETPNTGETLGLRDRAMLEVMYATGLRVSELTELKLDDLHLSLGLIQTIGKGDKERIIPLGDLAITWIEKYLRYSRTKLEKDGQRSPHLFLNHHGRKLTRQGVWKNLKIIVKKAGIEKEVTPHTLRHSFATHLLENGADLRVVQELLGHSDISTTQIYTHITKKRMSSVYKTYHPRA; from the coding sequence TTGAATGAAGATGTAGAAGAATATATACGCTTTCTTACAATCGAACGAGGTCTTTCAAAAAATACAATTGAAAGCTATAAAAGAGATATCCGGCAATACTTAGTTTTTATTGAGCAAATCAAGGTAACCAAATGGGACCAGATTGATCGGTACACTGTGTTGTCATTTTTGCAGGATTTAAAGGAGAAAGAAAAATCAGCAGGTACTATCATTCGAATGATTTCTTGCCTAAGACAATTTCATCAGTTTTTAAAACAGGAACAAATATCTCAAAGTGATCCGATGCTACATATCGACACACCAAAGAAAGCACAAAAATTACCAAAAGTATTGTCGATCAAAGAAGTAGATCGCTTAATAGAAACTCCGAATACAGGAGAGACGCTAGGATTAAGAGATCGGGCAATGCTTGAAGTAATGTATGCAACCGGTTTGCGCGTTTCTGAATTAACAGAATTGAAATTAGATGATCTGCATTTATCACTTGGATTAATTCAAACAATTGGTAAGGGAGATAAAGAGCGAATCATTCCTTTAGGTGATCTAGCAATCACATGGATTGAAAAATATTTACGATACAGCCGGACAAAATTAGAAAAAGATGGTCAGCGCTCACCGCACTTATTCCTAAATCATCATGGACGTAAATTGACCAGACAAGGTGTATGGAAAAACTTGAAAATAATCGTAAAAAAAGCTGGAATAGAAAAAGAAGTGACACCTCATACGTTGCGTCATTCGTTTGCGACACATTTATTAGAAAATGGAGCTGATTTAAGAGTGGTGCAAGAGTTGTTAGGTCATTCAGATATCTCCACAACTCAAATATATACTCATATTACTAAAAAAAGGATGTCAAGCGTTTACAAAACCTATCATCCCAGAGCTTGA
- the deoB gene encoding phosphopentomutase encodes MSYKRVHLIVMDSVGIGEAPDADKFNDLGSDTLGHIAQEAGLTIPHLEQLGLGNIKQLKGVRSVADSLGYYTKLEEVSVGKDTMTGHWEIMGLNIQTPFRVFPEGFPDDLLKKIEDFSGRKIVGNKPASGTAILDEYGQHQLETGDLIIYTSADPVLQIAAHEEVIPLEELYRICQFVRDITKEDPYMIGRIIARPYIGEPGNFSRTSGRHDYALDPFGKTVLNHLSEAGKEVIAIGKINDIYNGKGITDSVRTEDNMDGVDKLLTVMDKDFEGLSFLNLVDFDAKFGHRRDVAGYGQAIDEFDDRIDEIVGKLKEDDLLLITADHGNDPTAPGTDHTREYVPLLAYSPSMKGHGEIPQGHFADIGATIAENFHVQDTGFGKSFLKELK; translated from the coding sequence ATGTCATACAAAAGAGTGCATTTAATCGTTATGGATTCAGTTGGTATTGGTGAAGCACCTGATGCTGATAAATTTAATGATTTAGGAAGCGATACTTTAGGTCACATTGCGCAAGAAGCTGGCCTGACAATACCTCATCTAGAACAATTAGGACTTGGAAACATTAAACAGTTGAAAGGTGTTCGCAGTGTTGCAGATAGTTTAGGGTATTATACTAAATTAGAAGAAGTGTCAGTAGGTAAAGATACTATGACTGGACATTGGGAAATTATGGGGCTGAATATTCAAACTCCATTTCGTGTTTTTCCGGAAGGTTTTCCAGATGATTTATTAAAAAAAATTGAAGATTTTTCAGGTCGTAAAATTGTTGGGAACAAGCCAGCAAGTGGGACAGCTATCCTTGATGAATATGGACAGCACCAATTAGAAACAGGAGATTTGATTATCTATACTTCAGCAGACCCTGTGCTACAAATTGCAGCTCATGAAGAGGTTATTCCCTTAGAAGAGTTATACCGTATATGTCAATTTGTAAGAGATATTACAAAAGAGGATCCTTACATGATTGGTAGAATTATTGCTCGCCCATACATTGGGGAACCGGGTAATTTCTCAAGAACAAGCGGACGTCATGACTATGCGTTAGATCCTTTTGGCAAAACCGTCTTAAATCATTTAAGCGAAGCTGGAAAAGAAGTAATCGCAATTGGTAAAATCAATGACATTTATAATGGAAAAGGTATTACGGATTCTGTACGTACGGAAGACAATATGGATGGTGTAGACAAATTATTGACCGTTATGGACAAAGATTTTGAAGGCCTTAGCTTCTTAAATCTTGTTGATTTTGATGCCAAGTTTGGGCATCGTCGCGATGTTGCAGGCTATGGTCAAGCGATAGATGAATTTGATGATCGAATTGATGAAATTGTTGGAAAATTAAAAGAAGACGATTTATTGTTGATTACAGCTGACCACGGAAATGATCCGACAGCTCCTGGAACAGACCATACAAGAGAATATGTTCCTTTACTAGCGTATTCCCCATCTATGAAAGGGCATGGCGAAATTCCTCAAGGACACTTTGCTGATATTGGAGCAACTATTGCAGAGAACTTCCATGTTCAAGATACTGGTTTTGGGAAAAGTTTCTTAAAGGAATTAAAATAA
- a CDS encoding purine-nucleoside phosphorylase, whose protein sequence is MTTAILNKINEAKNYILEKGVQNIEIGLILGSGLGELGDEVENAIAISYSEIPHFPVSTVEGHAGQLVYGTLGGKKVLAMQGRFHFYEGYSLEEVTFPIRVMKALGIHSLIVTNAAGGVNADFTPGELMMITDQINYTGVNPLIGPNDASMGPRFTDMSHAYDLAYQETVRSVAKDMNIDLKEGVYIGFSGPTYETPAEIKMVRLFGADAVGMSTVPEVIVAKHADMRVIGISCITNLAAGMQAQLNHEEVVETTQRVKHTFKAFVKNILSEM, encoded by the coding sequence ATGACTACCGCAATTTTAAATAAAATAAATGAAGCAAAAAATTACATCCTAGAAAAAGGCGTTCAAAATATCGAAATTGGCTTAATTTTAGGATCAGGATTAGGTGAGTTGGGCGACGAAGTTGAAAATGCAATTGCAATTTCTTACAGTGAAATTCCTCATTTTCCTGTTTCAACTGTAGAAGGTCATGCTGGACAATTAGTATATGGAACTCTTGGTGGTAAAAAAGTACTAGCTATGCAAGGTCGTTTTCATTTTTATGAAGGCTACTCTTTAGAAGAAGTAACTTTTCCAATCCGTGTAATGAAAGCCTTAGGTATTCATTCACTAATCGTTACAAATGCTGCTGGTGGAGTCAACGCTGACTTCACACCGGGGGAATTGATGATGATTACAGATCAAATTAACTATACAGGTGTAAATCCTTTGATTGGACCAAATGATGCCTCTATGGGGCCACGCTTTACGGATATGAGCCATGCTTACGATTTAGCGTATCAAGAAACTGTCCGTTCTGTAGCGAAAGACATGAATATCGACCTGAAAGAAGGCGTTTATATCGGGTTTTCTGGACCTACTTACGAAACACCTGCAGAGATAAAAATGGTTCGTCTTTTCGGAGCAGATGCAGTAGGGATGTCAACCGTTCCTGAAGTCATAGTAGCAAAACATGCTGATATGAGAGTAATCGGTATTTCATGTATCACTAATTTAGCAGCAGGTATGCAAGCTCAATTAAATCATGAAGAAGTTGTTGAAACTACTCAACGTGTTAAACATACGTTTAAAGCATTTGTAAAAAATATCCTTTCAGAAATGTAA